TAAGTCCTTAAAGTATCTAAAGtggaataatatataaaatgtgggtcaaaatgtaaacacaatatGTACCtacatatgtatattatttgATCCAAGTGTTCTAAAAAATGGTTCACATAAAACCCAaactagtattttttttaaaaaaagttctcTATATCTATTTTACGGTCCATAATCAAGCTTTGTAATTATCCCTTTTAACAATGTTGTTTTCAAAGTTTAAACTTCGGTTCTCTTTTTGATATGCAATATATTTTACAATTACACCCACTTGTTGATAATTCCTACTAACATTTATTATCTAATggcaattaaattaataaatattttaaaaaaaatttaaattgaagtttaaggataaatttaaaattgtacTATAATTAGAGTAAGGTTTGTTGCATTTAACGTGCAAGAAAAATGATTCAATGggaattgaaaaaataattaaaaaaaaaaaccaggcGCTAAGCACATGAGAATGTGAGCAAACTTAGAGTAACAAAATCCCGCATTAATGTTCTGACCAATTCCAAAGTATAATTTCTTGCAATTTCTGACACATATATACAAAAAATCAAGatctaaaagcaaaaaaaaatcaattaatgtAATTTACAGAACAAATTTGTTCGATTTCTCTCTGATTCAGCCATGGGTAACTAATTTTAGAATTGTTGATtgaattttatttagttaaaaagaACTTCTCCTTCTATTGAATGGTAATTCGAAGGTGagtactttttttattattgagTTTTGAAGTTCTGATTCCATAGCATCATAAGGAAGATTTTGCATGAACTAAATATTCAAAGGGGAATTATTAAAAAATGTAGGCAATGATGGAATCTTAATTTGTGTTTTGCAAAATTCAAGATTTGTTTTTAATGAGTTGAAGGAAGTAATATTTACTTTTAATGGTTGTTTTTAGAAAATTGAGATTGAGAGTGAGAGAAAATGTCTGGGGGAGACACGCAAAATTGCTTGAGGAAAGCACTTGGAGCCATCAAAGATACCACCACTGTTtcattggctaaagtgaacagtgATTATAAGGTGGATTTAGCTGTCAAAGATGGTTATTTCAACTATGGCTGTTGCTGGTCTTTATTGATTATgcatttattattgttgttttgcAGGATTTGGATGTTGCTATAGTCAAGGCCACAAATCATCATGAACGCCCTGCAAAAGAAAAACACATTAGAGGTGGATACCCACATTCTAATTATAGTGATTCAGCACTTTATGGATTCGTTATAAATAAGACTTGGTTTTTTTCCCCCCCGTTTTCACAGCCATTTTCGCTGCCATTTCTGCTGCTCGGCCTCGGGCTGATGTTGCATATTGTATCTATGCTCTTGCTAGGCGGTTGTCCAGGACACATAATTGGGCGGTATGTTAAAACATTAACAAACATACCGTGATTGATGGGTGTTTGTTGAAATTTGATTGATTGTCTGGATGTTTGTTTGGCTGGCATTTAGGTTGCATTGAAAACTTTGATAGTCATTCATCGTGCTTTAAGGGAGGTGGATCCAACATTTCATGAAGAAGTCATTAACTATGGCAGAAGTAGACGCCATATGCTTAACATGTCTCATTTCAGGGATGATTCCAGCCCAACTGGTACCTTATCTTCTAACAAtccatattttctattttcagaAAGCTGAAGAAGTTTCTTGTTTATCCAATCTTTAAGGGTAAACAACATTGTTAGCCACCCGattattagtttatttattttttatcactcaattataaaaaattataaaatgatcacttAATTATTAGATTTTTTCGCTATTGTGTCAAATTTAAAAGCTTACAGGTCATCTTTTTATTGGCTGTTAATGACAAAAGAAaggacaaaattaaataatttagtgaaaattttgtaatttttcataatttgataatataaaatgaagCCTATGTATAGTTGGGTGACTAACAATGTAGTTTATCCAATGTTTAACCATTTTGCTGCACAGCATGGGATTGTTCAGCCTGGGTTCGCAATTATGCCTCGTTCTTGGAGGAGAGGTTGGAATGCTTCCGCGTCTTGAAGTATGACATCGAGATGGAAGGCCATGTAAGAAGCTCTTGCTATATCTCTTTCTATTTTCGGGAAGAAATAAAACATAAGCTCTTGAAGTTATGCTTTAACTTATGGCACAAGTTATGCCATCTGTTCTTAGAACTGCAACTATATCTCTTTCAGGctctttaattttttcttttttgtaactGAACTATTTGGagatttcataaatttaaatattcttaCAGAGAACCAAAGATTTGGACACTGCAGAGGTGGTTGAACATTTGCCAGCACTGCAACAGCTCCTTTTTCGAGTTCTTGGCTGTCAGGTGAGTACACAATTCCTGTTGTGTTCCACAAAATCCCCCCCACCCCCGCTTCTTTTTAGTGGGAATATTAATAGAATTTGTGTGCAGCCACTAGGTGCAGCTGCTCACAATCTTGTGATCCAATTGGCACTTTCTTTGGTATGTTCATTTTTAAACATAGTACCCATCTATGCTCCCAACATTCTCTTGTCCTTACCCTTTAGTCATTTCAAACAGGTTGCTTCTGAAAGTGTCAAAATATATCGAGCTTTAAGTGATGGTACCGTGAATCTCGTAGACAAGGTAAGCTGTAATTTTAACTTTCTAAACGAAACGCTTTTCTTTTCAGTAAATCATGTATTTATGATGCTCTAAACAATGACAGTTCTTTGACATGCAACGTCCTGATGCCATGAGAGCTTTGAGTATATACAGGAGATTCAGGCAACAGGTAAATTGATGTCCCAGTTCCTAGCGTAAATGAAGATGATTTAAAACTCTAGGGGAATTGTACACTTTGTATTTGCAGGCAGAAGTTCTTTCAGAATTTTATGAAGTATGTAAAAGACTTGATGCTGGGCGTGGTGAAAGATTTATTAAGATAGAACAGGTTAGGATACTTCAACTTTAGTGTCTTCTGAAACAGAGTAtgtaaatttttctttttggtgtAATGTTGAAGCCCCCTGCATCGTTTCTACAAGCAATGGAAGAGTATGTAAGAGAACCTCCACAGGCTTCAACAATGCGTAAAGATCAGGTCTACAAAATAATTTTGTATCTATTTCTATTCCTTTGCATACATGcagttatatataatatttgcaTATATTTTGAACAAGCAGATTGAGAAACCCAAAGAAGTGTTGGCCATTGAGTACAAGAAAGCCCCAGTGGTGCTGCAATGTTCACCATCACCTCCTTTGCCAGAACCTGAAGAAGAAGTGGAGAAAGTGGAAAAGCCTATTGCTGAACCACCAGATTTGTTGGTAATTTCAATGTCTCTTTTTTCAGTTTCATCTGCAAATTTTGTAGTTTCATTTTGAACTTTTCTTTTTGTTGCTAGGGACTAAATGATCCCGCCCCAGTTGCTTCTAAATTAGATGAGAAGAATGCCTTGGCATTGGCCATTGTTCCTGCTGGTGGTTTTCCAGCTGAGCAAACGACTTCTACTGCTGCTCAAGTTCAAGCAAATGGTACTACGGGCTGGGAATTGGCACTTGTCACTGCTCCAAGCTCAAATGACAGTGCCACTGCCACTAACAAAATGGTACATATTAGAAGGCTATCGGCATATTAGACTGTAATGACTTGTTCATGTATGTCTCACAGATACTATTTTAATTGAAAGGCTGGAGGATTCGACAAGTTTATATTGGACAGCCTGTATGAGGATGCACTCCAAAGAAGCAACCAAAACGTCAGCTATAATCCATGGGAACCACCTCCAGCATCTGCTGCTATGATGCAACAACCAATACAAGAACCCTTTTACGGCTCTGACCCACCTTCAGTCCAGATAGCCGCAATGGCGAACCAGCATCAGGCTTTCATGCTGCAGCAGCAGATGCTGATGATGATGGGCCCACAACAGTCGCCTTCTAATGCTTTCGTAAATACTTATGGAGCCAGTGTCAGCCCTTGCAACTCAGGTATGCCTGTTCAGCCATATACAGGCCTTATATAGACACGCTGGACGAGAAAAATGTCGAGGCACACGAAGATGCAACGTTCGAATTGTCAAATGTGAACATGTTTTGTAGCATATTTTGTCAATGCCCAGCAATTAGCGTATTCTTttgttatttgattattttcattGATCATCTGTAATTAGCTTAGCTATATTAAGAATAAACATGtctgtttatttgtttaaatttgtttgtttatGGATTCATCAACTGGTTTTAAAAatatgttacaaatagatgtgtatgtatatatgtgaaaaataaaaagatgggaCAAATCAGGAAAAGCCACTGCCTTGTTACATCAACCAGGACGACAAAAAAAAGAGTCCATCAAAAAACAAATGCGAACAGAATATAAGCGATGATCAGCGAAAGCAGCAGTATCAATGTCACCCTGCAAGacaaacaaaatttcataaatGAAATTGCTGCTAAAAGACTGAACTATGATTagcctctctctctctctctctctatatatatatatatatgtacttacGTGATCTTGCAATAACTCCACCACATGGCATTCTTGTAACGACGAGATTGCTTTTTGAATCGAAGTGAATTCCCCTGCATTGTGCTTGCCTTTTCAACCAGCAACTCCAACCGGTCGCCTCTCTCCAATACTTTTTCAATGTTGTCAATCATTACACTACGTACCTGTACGtacaaatttatgaaaaaattggAATTTCAGggataaaaatcataatatatatatatgcaaaatttGCCTACGTACGTACCTGGCTCATTTCCCCTTTCAACCGGTTTAATCTATCAGCATTGGGATCAGTTGAAAAATGTTCCATTTGTTGACTCATGACCCTGGAGaattcttcattcatagcataacCCGAAGCTGACTGAATAGCACGACCATATGTCTTTACAAATTTTTGATGAATCTCTTCAAGGAAAGCAAAAGGGATTCTCcctatatacataattcataatatcaataaaattaatcaaatgcCAACCaatgagaaataaagaaaaacatgGAATAATTGTAAAGGAAGCTGCTTACTGCCGGAGGCATCATCGGCCATGCAAAGAACGGTGAGGCCATCGGTTCTTTTGACATGAAAAATATAACGATCATGGGAAAAAGAAGAATTGCTATCGTTCTTTCCTTGGCTCATCTTCTCCAAAATCTGTCTTGCTACGGTGCTGGCATTTGTTTGAGTAGCGCTAAACTCCGCCAAAACAACCTGCCCCCTTGCCACCATCCCATATAAAATCCCCATTTTCTTAAATGGGGAGTTGGCGATTGAGGATCGGTGGCGTGGATGCTAGATTTTTAAGGGCTGAGAAATGAGAAAATGGAACggcaaaatatatttatataataaaacaaagaaaGAGAGGAGGGAAGGAATAGATACAGGGATGAATTGGCGAGTTTGACGGGTTAAAGAAACGTGGACCAATCATATTGCGTTTCCATGGGTGGGaaacaaatggaaaaaaaagaaagggtgtacAGTCTGGATATGATGCTGCTGCAATCAAAACCGTCACTAACACTTCATCGTTCCACTTTATTTAATCCCATTAGCTCTCTGACTGTTTTTCCTTTTCCCTTCATTTATAGCATAATTAATAATTGTAACAATACCATAATTTGTAATCCCATAATAGAATgctaaaatattttgttaaataaagACTACAATTCAGACAAATAACTCATATGTGGTCAAGGTTTTGATTAAGGGGTTGGAAGATTTAAGTCGCATCGTATTTAGAAAGGTTTATAGGGTTATGCATTCTGAATGATAGTGGATCAAAAATGTGCCcagagaaaataatttaattgcggATCGTTTGGCTAGACTCTGTTTAGCATGGAAGTcaagtttataaattttttatgttcCTCCAAATGATGTGTTGGAGGCTCTTCAACAAGACAAAACGGTACATTTGAGCAATATTCATTTAATGTAATCTTGTTTTAtttttcactaaaaaaaattCAGTACCTATCTAAGTAATCCAAAAGAGAGAAACATTCATTTTTTGGTAAAAGAATGGTGAAGGTACTTGGATTTgaagtcaaattacattttatcccctttacttaaaaaatgaataaattagtcaCCATGCGTTAAATCAAAGAATAAATTGATTGTTTCTATTAAATATACAATCattatttattgttaaaaactaacgTGACGGACATAATAACCAAACAATAACACATGAGCATATCACGTGTACTTTATGCTGACATACAATGACTCGTTTTTAAccgtaaaaatagatgaaatatttaataaaaagacCAACTTAttctttgatctaaaatataataattaatttacatactttttgaataaattgatatgatttaaaaatatgttcatgaataaatatatataatttattttatttaaattgcatgttttaaattttaattc
The genomic region above belongs to Gossypium hirsutum isolate 1008001.06 chromosome D05, Gossypium_hirsutum_v2.1, whole genome shotgun sequence and contains:
- the LOC121217456 gene encoding putative clathrin assembly protein At5g35200 isoform X1; its protein translation is MSGGDTQNCLRKALGAIKDTTTVSLAKVNSDYKDLDVAIVKATNHHERPAKEKHIRAIFAAISAARPRADVAYCIYALARRLSRTHNWAVALKTLIVIHRALREVDPTFHEEVINYGRSRRHMLNMSHFRDDSSPTAWDCSAWVRNYASFLEERLECFRVLKYDIEMEGHRTKDLDTAEVVEHLPALQQLLFRVLGCQPLGAAAHNLVIQLALSLVASESVKIYRALSDGTVNLVDKFFDMQRPDAMRALSIYRRFRQQAEVLSEFYEVCKRLDAGRGERFIKIEQPPASFLQAMEEYVREPPQASTMRKDQIEKPKEVLAIEYKKAPVVLQCSPSPPLPEPEEEVEKVEKPIAEPPDLLGLNDPAPVASKLDEKNALALAIVPAGGFPAEQTTSTAAQVQANGTTGWELALVTAPSSNDSATATNKMAGGFDKFILDSLYEDALQRSNQNVSYNPWEPPPASAAMMQQPIQEPFYGSDPPSVQIAAMANQHQAFMLQQQMLMMMGPQQSPSNAFVNTYGASVSPCNSGMPVQPYTGLI
- the LOC107907540 gene encoding vesicle-associated membrane protein 711, with product MGILYGMVARGQVVLAEFSATQTNASTVARQILEKMSQGKNDSNSSFSHDRYIFHVKRTDGLTVLCMADDASGRRIPFAFLEEIHQKFVKTYGRAIQSASGYAMNEEFSRVMSQQMEHFSTDPNADRLNRLKGEMSQVRSVMIDNIEKVLERGDRLELLVEKASTMQGNSLRFKKQSRRYKNAMWWSYCKITVTLILLLSLIIAYILFAFVF
- the LOC121217456 gene encoding putative clathrin assembly protein At5g35200 isoform X2, which gives rise to MSGGDTQNCLRKALGAIKDTTTVSLAKVNSDYKDLDVAIVKATNHHERPAKEKHIRAIFAAISAARPRADVAYCIYALARRLSRTHNWAVALKTLIVIHRALREVDPTFHEEVINYGRSRRHMLNMSHFRDDSSPTAWDCSAWVRNYASFLEERLECFRVLKYDIEMEGHRTKDLDTAEVVEHLPALQQLLFRVLGCQPLGAAAHNLVIQLALSLVASESVKIYRALSDGTVNLVDKFFDMQRPDAMRALSIYRRFRQQPPASFLQAMEEYVREPPQASTMRKDQIEKPKEVLAIEYKKAPVVLQCSPSPPLPEPEEEVEKVEKPIAEPPDLLGLNDPAPVASKLDEKNALALAIVPAGGFPAEQTTSTAAQVQANGTTGWELALVTAPSSNDSATATNKMAGGFDKFILDSLYEDALQRSNQNVSYNPWEPPPASAAMMQQPIQEPFYGSDPPSVQIAAMANQHQAFMLQQQMLMMMGPQQSPSNAFVNTYGASVSPCNSGMPVQPYTGLI